A window of the Bdellovibrio sp. ZAP7 genome harbors these coding sequences:
- a CDS encoding nodulation protein NfeD: protein MMKLFVPVLLMLLLGTKVSSAATCTLAITINEAITASTTDYLERAEKRALENKCDSIFVRMNTPGGSLMSTRRIVERMLASKVPYLCLITPRGGHAGSAGAIILQACHVNGGVIATNVGAATPILGTGEKMPDDLRNKMINDIVSWLEGVTTLRGRDLKFSKDIVTEAKSVSSAKAVESKALDILAEDEADFLKKAEGRKVLMQDKAPIQVVVGDLREFTPDTRYQILSFIADPEFAYLLFMGSLGLLYVELTHPGLIAPGVIGGIGLVFSMIAFHKLEVAWGGLALILLGIGFLIAEIFIPSFGILGVGGLVSLFVGSVFLFDQSTGYTLPYTVILPVVLAIGAVFFGVGYLALKTLRLRSRDADQDLKDNVGVVVSTDENGHRGQMQIMGETWNFVSEDSLKPGEPVNVTARQGLTLNVKKNKE, encoded by the coding sequence CTACAGATTATCTGGAACGCGCTGAAAAGCGGGCCCTTGAAAATAAATGCGATTCCATATTTGTCAGAATGAATACTCCCGGTGGAAGCTTGATGAGCACGCGCCGAATTGTCGAGCGCATGTTGGCGTCTAAAGTTCCTTATCTGTGCTTGATCACTCCACGCGGCGGCCATGCCGGCAGTGCGGGGGCGATCATTCTGCAAGCTTGCCATGTGAACGGGGGAGTGATTGCCACCAATGTGGGCGCAGCCACGCCGATCCTGGGAACTGGCGAAAAAATGCCCGACGATCTTCGCAACAAGATGATCAACGATATAGTCAGCTGGCTTGAAGGTGTCACCACTTTGCGTGGACGTGATTTGAAATTTTCCAAAGACATCGTGACGGAAGCAAAATCTGTTAGCTCGGCCAAAGCGGTGGAATCCAAAGCTTTGGATATTTTGGCGGAGGATGAAGCTGACTTCTTAAAGAAAGCAGAAGGCCGTAAAGTTTTGATGCAAGACAAAGCTCCCATCCAAGTGGTCGTTGGCGACTTGCGCGAATTCACTCCCGATACTCGCTATCAGATTTTAAGTTTTATCGCCGACCCCGAATTTGCTTACCTGTTATTTATGGGAAGCCTGGGGCTTTTGTATGTGGAGCTGACTCATCCAGGCCTCATTGCGCCGGGTGTGATTGGCGGCATTGGCTTGGTGTTCTCAATGATTGCTTTCCATAAATTGGAAGTGGCATGGGGTGGACTCGCTTTGATCCTTTTGGGTATCGGCTTTCTGATTGCGGAAATCTTTATTCCAAGTTTTGGTATCCTTGGTGTCGGGGGGTTGGTTTCTCTTTTTGTCGGAAGCGTTTTCCTGTTTGATCAAAGTACGGGTTACACTTTGCCATATACAGTGATCCTGCCCGTGGTGCTGGCGATTGGTGCCGTGTTTTTCGGAGTGGGATATCTCGCGCTTAAAACGTTGCGTTTAAGGTCCCGTGATGCGGATCAAGATTTAAAAGATAATGTCGGAGTCGTGGTGAGCACTGATGAAAATGGTCATCGTGGTCAGATGCAGATTATGGGTGAAACCTGGAATTTTGTTTCTGAGGATTCCCTGAAACCTGGAGAGCCGGTGAATGTGACGGCACGCCAGGGGCTTACGTTGAATGTAAAAAAAAATAAGGAGTAA
- a CDS encoding slipin family protein, translated as MEFIIILLVVGAIILSSMIKILNEWDRGVVLRLGKAVGVRGPGLIVLIPFIERMIKVDTRTIAMDVKPQDVITKDNVSMQVNAVVYFKVISPMEAITKIEDFYFATSQLSQTTLRSVMGQYPLDDVLEHRDKINGALQGILDKHTEAWGIKVTMVEVKQIDLPKEMQRAMAREAEAERERRAKVISADGEVQRSEKLAAASQMLASSPSALQLAYLQTLTEIAGDKSNTVIFPLPLDMVRPFLNSGNQN; from the coding sequence ATGGAATTTATTATTATTCTGCTGGTGGTTGGCGCCATCATTCTAAGTTCGATGATCAAGATCCTGAACGAATGGGATCGCGGCGTGGTCTTGCGCCTGGGGAAAGCTGTCGGCGTGCGTGGCCCGGGTTTGATTGTTTTGATTCCTTTTATTGAGCGTATGATCAAAGTCGACACGCGTACCATTGCCATGGACGTGAAACCTCAAGACGTGATCACGAAAGACAACGTCAGCATGCAAGTGAATGCGGTCGTTTACTTTAAAGTGATTTCTCCGATGGAAGCGATCACGAAAATCGAAGATTTTTATTTTGCGACCAGCCAGTTGTCACAAACGACATTGCGCTCGGTAATGGGGCAATATCCGTTGGATGACGTGCTTGAGCACCGTGATAAAATCAATGGCGCGCTTCAAGGCATCCTTGATAAACACACGGAAGCGTGGGGTATCAAAGTAACGATGGTGGAAGTAAAACAAATCGATTTGCCAAAAGAAATGCAAAGAGCCATGGCTCGCGAAGCGGAAGCCGAGCGTGAACGCCGCGCCAAGGTCATCAGCGCCGATGGCGAGGTGCAACGATCCGAAAAGCTGGCAGCGGCTTCGCAGATGTTGGCAAGTTCTCCGTCAGCCCTTCAGCTGGCTTATTTGCAGACCTTAACAGAAATCGCTGGTGATAAGTCGAACACGGTGATCTTCCCGCTGCCGCTAGATATGGTTAGACCGTTCTTGAACTCTGGCAATCAAAACTAG
- a CDS encoding MFS transporter: MPHRRIQDVLGYACLLNLFSFYSFYLPGMLMTEFAKALPSSFAFSMSSFLIGFIVRPVGSLFLGVIADRKSRIEGLRVSVFLIGISSCLICLVPDSNHWSYYVLRVIQGFALGGCYPILSVIVYEASPSTHRGVYTGLFQTSVPAGYLFALAVTIVSKLLIGEDQFLQHGWRTAFVYSAMMFPIWWQLNRILKNVEFYDHPEISRWEFIRLKDWTPQEKKCAVYALLMATALGCIAIMGVNIKGFFLKSMLQLDSLTANHVIAYSTIFYAPTYALWGSLADRIGPRKVSKAGLIAGVVLMLPLFKLFEVAVADGYIQAFSLSWFYTFLISIAVSTIATACFGPFVMLVCGLVHHEHRCTLYGLCYNIATGAVGGTAYLVSFYIYQNYGSMYGGIAYALVVAAVFGVVATVYRRRNRPHFEGIS; the protein is encoded by the coding sequence ATGCCTCATAGAAGAATACAAGATGTTCTGGGTTATGCGTGCCTTCTCAATCTTTTCAGCTTTTACTCGTTCTATCTGCCGGGAATGCTGATGACCGAGTTTGCGAAGGCTCTGCCTTCGTCCTTCGCATTTTCTATGTCGTCATTTCTAATCGGATTCATCGTGAGGCCCGTTGGTTCTCTTTTTTTGGGAGTTATTGCTGATCGCAAAAGTCGTATCGAAGGTCTTCGGGTCAGTGTTTTTTTGATTGGTATTTCATCCTGTCTGATTTGTCTGGTCCCAGATAGCAATCATTGGTCGTACTATGTCTTACGTGTGATTCAAGGATTCGCTTTGGGAGGTTGTTACCCGATCCTCAGCGTGATTGTCTACGAAGCGTCTCCTTCGACACATCGGGGAGTATATACCGGACTTTTTCAAACCTCTGTTCCAGCAGGGTATCTCTTTGCGCTGGCGGTGACGATCGTCTCGAAACTTTTGATCGGCGAAGATCAATTCTTACAGCACGGGTGGCGTACGGCCTTTGTCTATAGTGCCATGATGTTTCCGATCTGGTGGCAACTAAATCGCATCTTAAAAAATGTTGAATTTTATGATCATCCCGAAATTTCCCGTTGGGAATTTATCAGACTCAAGGATTGGACCCCACAAGAAAAAAAATGCGCTGTCTATGCCTTATTGATGGCTACCGCCCTCGGGTGCATAGCTATCATGGGTGTCAATATTAAGGGATTTTTTTTAAAATCGATGTTGCAACTCGATTCCCTTACCGCAAATCACGTGATTGCTTACTCGACGATATTTTATGCTCCCACTTATGCGTTGTGGGGTTCTTTGGCAGATCGTATTGGGCCCAGAAAGGTTTCGAAGGCAGGTTTGATTGCGGGTGTGGTTCTGATGCTACCTCTGTTTAAACTTTTTGAAGTTGCAGTGGCAGATGGCTATATTCAGGCCTTCTCGCTCTCATGGTTTTATACTTTCCTGATTTCCATTGCGGTCAGCACGATTGCCACGGCTTGCTTTGGGCCATTTGTGATGTTGGTCTGCGGATTGGTTCACCATGAGCACCGCTGCACGCTGTATGGTTTATGTTATAATATTGCCACAGGGGCGGTGGGCGGCACGGCTTATCTGGTCAGTTTCTATATTTATCAAAACTACGGTTCCATGTACGGGGGAATAGCGTATGCGTTGGTGGTGGCGGCCGTTTTTGGAGTTGTAGCCACAGTTTATCGCAGAAGAAATCGTCCGCACTTTGAAGGTATATCCTGA
- a CDS encoding BON domain-containing protein: MKMIVSLIVLSLSASAALAGTTNQGHSVGKADDQAMTTQRATDITRMIREKIVADDSLSMKAHNIQIITDNNKRVILKGNVSSADEKAKVERIAKSVAGDTQVINKTVVTK, translated from the coding sequence ATGAAAATGATTGTTTCATTAATCGTCTTAAGTCTGTCTGCGAGTGCAGCTCTTGCAGGGACTACGAATCAAGGTCATTCGGTAGGGAAAGCTGATGATCAGGCGATGACCACTCAGCGTGCGACGGATATCACGCGGATGATTCGTGAAAAAATCGTTGCCGATGATTCACTGTCCATGAAGGCACACAATATTCAAATCATCACTGATAATAACAAGCGTGTGATTTTGAAAGGCAACGTCAGCTCTGCCGATGAAAAAGCAAAAGTCGAACGTATCGCGAAAAGCGTCGCCGGCGATACCCAAGTAATCAATAAGACCGTAGTTACAAAATAA
- a CDS encoding ABC transporter substrate-binding protein, translating into MLFLFKRFLPIFVLLASVPAFAKPIKILVEDSWPPFAFKKENRAVGMSIDIVRAAFKNVGENIELVQVPYTRCKAQTATGRYVACFNSAHSKEMDADFLFPKEPLFKSKGLIIANKITVRSKPAKVKDLEGKSVALPAEFPFGKEFDENTQINKIFTSSDQTSLMMLKSNRVSYVAIDEFVYYYYLKTNPDFKNQFYVVLELSEEPIFVHFSKKHRDTADLIKKYDMGLAMLKVSNRYNEILEDWVGVKGQKRVQIFSVLPKTHAYDY; encoded by the coding sequence ATGCTTTTTCTGTTTAAACGATTTTTACCGATCTTTGTGCTCCTTGCAAGCGTCCCCGCTTTTGCAAAGCCTATCAAAATCCTCGTTGAGGACTCCTGGCCTCCCTTTGCTTTTAAAAAAGAAAATCGTGCTGTTGGAATGTCGATTGATATCGTTCGTGCTGCATTTAAAAACGTCGGTGAAAACATTGAGCTCGTCCAAGTCCCTTACACCCGCTGCAAAGCGCAAACGGCAACAGGTCGTTATGTGGCCTGTTTTAACTCCGCTCATTCCAAAGAAATGGATGCCGATTTCCTCTTTCCCAAAGAGCCTCTTTTTAAAAGCAAAGGCTTGATCATCGCCAATAAGATCACGGTTCGCAGCAAACCCGCAAAAGTGAAAGATCTTGAAGGAAAATCCGTGGCTTTGCCGGCGGAGTTTCCCTTCGGCAAAGAATTCGATGAAAACACGCAAATCAATAAGATCTTCACCTCCAGCGATCAGACGTCGCTGATGATGCTAAAATCAAATCGCGTGTCCTATGTCGCAATTGATGAATTCGTTTACTACTATTATTTGAAAACCAATCCTGATTTCAAAAATCAGTTTTATGTGGTTTTGGAACTTTCCGAAGAGCCGATCTTTGTGCACTTTTCCAAAAAACACCGGGACACCGCAGACCTGATTAAAAAGTACGACATGGGACTTGCGATGCTCAAGGTTTCCAATCGCTATAACGAAATTCTGGAAGACTGGGTGGGAGTAAAGGGTCAAAAGCGTGTGCAGATCTTTTCAGTTCTGCCTAAGACTCACGCCTATGACTATTAG
- a CDS encoding HAD family phosphatase yields the protein MLKSFFPNHDFKALLFDFDGTVADTMPAHLGAWNKALAKYSLSLSREQHQAWAGRPTHRIVEMMNELHKSTIDPQQFLAEKEVHYLSSLHEVKTITSVMDVITHYHGQVPMAIVTGSRRKIVDLTMKQLNLHSYFDLLVCAEDYTQGKPAPDCFLMAASKLNIAPQECLVFEDAVLGMQAAHSAGMKCLMVDEKYSLTHTR from the coding sequence ATGTTGAAATCATTTTTCCCGAATCACGATTTTAAAGCCTTGCTCTTTGACTTTGACGGCACTGTTGCCGATACGATGCCCGCTCACTTGGGCGCCTGGAATAAGGCACTGGCAAAGTATTCTTTGTCTTTAAGCCGCGAACAACACCAAGCCTGGGCTGGCCGCCCCACTCATCGCATCGTTGAAATGATGAATGAGCTTCATAAGTCGACCATTGATCCACAGCAGTTCTTGGCGGAAAAAGAAGTTCACTATCTATCCTCCCTGCATGAAGTAAAAACCATCACTTCTGTGATGGACGTGATCACTCACTATCATGGCCAAGTTCCTATGGCGATCGTAACTGGCAGTCGTCGTAAGATCGTGGATCTGACAATGAAACAACTGAATCTGCATTCCTATTTTGATCTGTTGGTTTGCGCGGAAGACTACACCCAAGGCAAACCCGCACCGGATTGTTTCCTGATGGCAGCTTCAAAACTTAATATAGCTCCCCAAGAGTGTTTGGTTTTTGAAGATGCGGTTTTGGGTATGCAAGCAGCCCACTCCGCAGGAATGAAATGCCTGATGGTGGATGAGAAATACAGCCTGACCCACACACGATAA
- a CDS encoding SpoIID/LytB domain-containing protein yields MRLFWALVCFLAALTYSISEAQAQTQLQPQAPSQVPAKLPFDKELVRVRLLTNSKRVQVAGQALRFQILSQPYRNVAIPDSGSAEVRVMKKNGKHIWALRLNNRDNEHLFKDKYLMIQGENLRVGAQSLPSRVLLSAGPGEQVDVVGVLPLDEYLAGVLSSEMPTNWPIETLKAQAVAARSYALSVMEERADKPYHLESSVLDQVFRHVADGDESDPKLQKALKAVRDTAGVKLFAGNHNVLKAYYHADCGGHTTLAKNVWSGGVNSGVAVDNSCPTNPKANWTVKITRTELARKLRMDDVTKLTLDRASNDTRVRGVKVAMNEGEQKYVNANEFRQALGFSELRSTLFEMKQDGDLYTFTGRGFGHGVGLCQWGSRALGLKGQNFVQILKHYYPAARVAQN; encoded by the coding sequence GTGAGATTATTCTGGGCCCTGGTGTGCTTTTTAGCAGCTCTGACATACTCCATCTCTGAAGCGCAAGCCCAAACTCAACTGCAACCGCAGGCACCATCTCAAGTTCCTGCAAAACTCCCATTCGATAAAGAACTTGTTCGAGTTCGTTTGCTGACGAATTCCAAACGTGTGCAAGTGGCGGGGCAAGCTCTGCGTTTTCAAATTCTTTCTCAGCCATATCGTAACGTTGCAATTCCTGACAGTGGTTCCGCTGAAGTTCGCGTGATGAAAAAAAACGGCAAGCACATCTGGGCTTTGCGTTTAAATAATCGCGATAACGAGCATCTGTTCAAAGATAAATATCTGATGATCCAAGGTGAAAACCTGCGCGTGGGAGCGCAAAGTCTTCCGTCCCGAGTCTTGCTTTCAGCAGGCCCCGGCGAGCAAGTGGACGTGGTGGGTGTTCTGCCCTTGGATGAATATCTTGCGGGAGTTCTCTCCAGCGAAATGCCAACCAACTGGCCGATCGAAACTTTAAAGGCCCAAGCGGTTGCAGCAAGATCTTATGCTCTGTCTGTGATGGAAGAGCGCGCCGATAAACCGTATCACCTGGAAAGTTCTGTTTTGGATCAAGTCTTCCGTCACGTTGCAGATGGTGATGAAAGCGATCCCAAACTGCAAAAAGCTTTGAAAGCCGTGCGCGATACAGCGGGAGTAAAACTCTTTGCTGGTAATCACAATGTTCTAAAAGCCTATTATCACGCCGATTGCGGTGGTCACACAACTCTGGCGAAGAATGTGTGGAGTGGGGGCGTGAACAGTGGCGTGGCCGTTGATAATTCCTGCCCTACAAATCCCAAAGCAAATTGGACTGTTAAAATCACTCGCACAGAGTTGGCTCGAAAACTTCGCATGGATGACGTGACAAAGCTCACTTTGGATCGCGCTAGCAACGACACACGCGTGCGCGGTGTGAAAGTCGCAATGAACGAGGGGGAGCAAAAGTACGTGAATGCCAACGAGTTTCGTCAGGCCTTGGGCTTTTCAGAACTTCGCAGTACTTTATTTGAAATGAAACAAGATGGTGATCTTTACACTTTCACCGGTCGCGGATTTGGTCACGGTGTAGGTCTTTGTCAGTGGGGCAGTCGTGCCCTGGGACTTAAAGGTCAAAACTTTGTGCAGATTCTTAAGCACTACTATCCTGCAGCTCGCGTCGCGCAAAACTAA
- a CDS encoding ATP-binding protein, translating into MKIKSLIRENEALVPVEVEINFTAGLPQIQFLGLPDQGIRESIHRIKSAIRAQGFEFPKAQQVLVNLRPNHLKKSSRGLELAVALGILWESEQLSKPADNVMVYGELGLLGEVYEPEDLATDFEPDENVPVWTGQSQNTVAVFDRRVMSCLQDVREPVVVTAVPRQYEVRRPESDLNLLFPQRQARLLEIIALGEHSVLLAGPAGSGKSTIARTLSALLAAPTQEDMHTISKNNRGGSEAPLRWRPVVHPHHSTTALGLIGGGVPPFKGEITRAHKGVMILDELLEFNVRAQESLREPMEESMIRIRRGRFVEEFPAESLMIATTNLCPCGDWVPKSKVVCGRSLKKCQSYMERLSGPLVDRFHITFFTQKREEGESVSGAEILAKLEASRIFRAKQSVVDKRFKKLSSRWNYEELVADLPSFYMKELFPKEISSRRRELATLRVARTLADLEQTEKLQPHHVETALKMTFEPVEALKRLGC; encoded by the coding sequence ATGAAAATCAAATCTCTGATTCGCGAAAATGAAGCTCTGGTTCCTGTCGAGGTCGAAATCAATTTCACCGCGGGACTGCCGCAAATTCAATTCCTAGGACTCCCGGATCAGGGAATCCGCGAAAGTATCCATCGTATCAAAAGTGCTATCCGCGCCCAAGGGTTTGAATTTCCGAAAGCGCAGCAGGTGTTGGTAAATCTTCGTCCCAATCATTTGAAAAAATCCTCGCGTGGTTTGGAACTAGCCGTGGCGTTGGGAATTTTGTGGGAATCTGAACAGCTTTCGAAACCCGCTGATAATGTGATGGTGTATGGGGAGTTGGGATTACTTGGTGAAGTCTATGAACCCGAAGATCTCGCTACGGATTTTGAGCCTGACGAAAATGTTCCGGTATGGACAGGGCAGTCGCAAAACACAGTGGCGGTATTTGATCGACGGGTGATGAGTTGTTTGCAGGATGTTCGTGAGCCGGTGGTGGTAACGGCGGTACCTAGGCAATACGAAGTGCGTAGACCTGAAAGTGATTTAAATCTTCTATTTCCGCAAAGGCAGGCGCGGCTTTTAGAGATTATCGCTTTAGGTGAACACTCTGTGTTGCTCGCAGGTCCCGCTGGCTCGGGGAAAAGTACGATTGCCCGGACTTTGTCAGCGCTGCTTGCCGCTCCCACTCAGGAAGACATGCATACAATTTCTAAAAACAACCGGGGTGGCAGTGAAGCCCCTCTTCGCTGGCGTCCCGTGGTTCATCCCCATCATTCAACCACCGCTCTTGGGTTGATAGGTGGGGGTGTGCCACCCTTTAAAGGGGAAATCACCCGCGCCCATAAAGGCGTAATGATTTTAGACGAGCTGCTCGAGTTCAACGTGCGCGCACAGGAATCTTTGCGAGAACCCATGGAGGAATCCATGATCCGCATTCGTCGGGGGCGTTTCGTCGAAGAATTCCCGGCGGAGTCTTTGATGATTGCGACCACGAATCTTTGTCCCTGTGGCGATTGGGTTCCCAAATCCAAAGTCGTCTGCGGCAGATCTTTAAAAAAATGTCAGTCCTATATGGAAAGACTCTCAGGTCCCTTGGTGGATCGCTTTCATATTACGTTTTTTACGCAAAAAAGAGAAGAAGGTGAGTCCGTATCAGGTGCGGAGATCCTGGCGAAGCTTGAAGCCAGCCGGATATTTAGAGCGAAGCAGTCGGTAGTGGATAAGCGTTTTAAAAAGCTATCCAGCCGCTGGAATTATGAGGAACTGGTAGCCGATCTTCCGAGTTTTTATATGAAAGAACTCTTTCCTAAGGAGATCTCCAGCCGCCGTCGTGAGCTCGCAACGCTCCGAGTCGCAAGAACCCTTGCGGACCTCGAACAAACTGAAAAGCTGCAACCCCACCATGTAGAGACTGCCTTAAAAATGACCTTCGAGCCCGTAGAAGCCCTCAAAAGACTCGGTTGCTAG
- a CDS encoding quinol:electron acceptor oxidoreductase subunit ActD: MGQRGDKVVFGIFQTRSQVEKCVEQLRTESFRNEDVSVLMPDKGDTAKFAHEKDTKAPEGATIGGGTGALLGGTLGWLVGAGAIATLPVLGPLVAAGPIMAALAGAGAGAAVGGLAGALVGMGIPEYEAKRYETMVKDGGILLSVHVDDSDWQDKAERILKQCGARDISKSNEKGPSRKTEQRKDIHP; this comes from the coding sequence ATGGGACAACGTGGAGATAAAGTCGTATTTGGGATTTTTCAAACTCGTTCACAAGTGGAAAAATGTGTTGAGCAACTGCGCACAGAGAGCTTCCGTAATGAAGACGTTTCTGTGTTGATGCCTGACAAAGGTGATACCGCAAAATTTGCTCACGAGAAAGACACGAAGGCGCCAGAAGGTGCAACAATCGGTGGAGGCACGGGGGCCCTCCTGGGAGGCACTTTAGGTTGGCTGGTCGGTGCAGGTGCAATAGCGACTTTGCCCGTGTTGGGACCTTTGGTGGCAGCAGGGCCTATCATGGCAGCTCTTGCGGGAGCTGGTGCTGGGGCCGCTGTCGGTGGCTTGGCTGGAGCCTTGGTGGGAATGGGAATTCCTGAATACGAAGCCAAACGTTACGAGACGATGGTGAAAGATGGGGGCATTCTGTTGTCAGTTCATGTCGATGACAGCGACTGGCAAGATAAGGCTGAAAGAATATTGAAACAATGTGGAGCAAGGGACATTTCGAAATCCAACGAAAAAGGTCCTTCAAGAAAAACGGAACAACGTAAAGACATTCATCCGTAA
- a CDS encoding site-specific tyrosine recombinase, translated as MELPLWIDFFDELQNVRGRSQNTVMAYRRDLELYIEYRKTHNNVTGFYEFMKKHKLSTRSQARVISSLRTYFKFCETRGHNSPELRELRPPKVKVGLPKVLTPQEFQQLFDAAEVTDPVKTARNQLTLLFLYGLGCRVSELIGLNVTDFNQTDRWIKVLGKGSKERLVPLTEKLAETLTTYLREHRSVLMKENSPSILINDRGHRPSRVDVWRWLASWSTRAGFAEPVNPHRFRHGCATALLESGADLRSIQMLLGHASIQTTQIYTNVTTNTMTRTIEEHHPLSQMAEVEK; from the coding sequence ATGGAACTACCTCTTTGGATCGACTTCTTTGATGAACTACAAAATGTGCGTGGACGTTCCCAAAATACGGTGATGGCTTATCGTCGTGATCTGGAACTCTATATCGAGTATCGCAAAACCCATAACAACGTGACTGGATTTTACGAGTTTATGAAAAAGCATAAGCTTTCCACTCGCTCTCAGGCGCGTGTGATCTCGTCATTGCGCACGTACTTTAAGTTCTGCGAAACTCGCGGTCATAACAGCCCTGAGCTGCGTGAGCTGCGCCCACCGAAAGTCAAAGTAGGTCTTCCGAAAGTTCTTACTCCGCAAGAGTTCCAGCAGCTTTTCGATGCCGCTGAGGTGACAGATCCCGTTAAGACAGCACGCAATCAATTGACGTTGTTGTTCCTATACGGCCTGGGTTGCCGTGTTTCTGAATTGATTGGTTTGAATGTGACTGACTTTAACCAAACAGATCGTTGGATCAAGGTTTTGGGTAAAGGCAGCAAGGAGCGCCTGGTTCCTTTGACTGAAAAGCTGGCAGAGACGTTGACGACTTATCTTCGTGAGCATCGTTCGGTGTTGATGAAAGAAAACAGTCCTTCGATTTTGATCAATGACCGTGGTCACCGTCCGTCTCGTGTGGACGTGTGGAGATGGCTTGCGAGCTGGTCGACACGTGCGGGCTTTGCTGAACCGGTAAATCCGCATCGTTTCCGACATGGTTGCGCGACTGCTTTGCTGGAAAGTGGAGCGGATCTTCGTTCGATTCAAATGTTGTTGGGTCACGCAAGTATCCAGACAACTCAGATCTACACGAATGTAACGACGAACACGATGACTCGTACAATCGAGGAGCATCATCCGCTTTCGCAAATGGCTGAAGTAGAGAAGTAG